Proteins encoded by one window of Lathyrus oleraceus cultivar Zhongwan6 chromosome 1, CAAS_Psat_ZW6_1.0, whole genome shotgun sequence:
- the LOC127098193 gene encoding E3 ubiquitin-protein ligase SIRP1, which yields MENEQWCTICSKMVSPISEYENKCPFCDTQFGDGIENLSDHHNNDAIDLRSAWVFSLYAPIFLGLMNAFSPSLATISSQESSTSRNDEDFEQERGNYNELVIGRRRRTSTYMMHLFRGLHVRMVSENENIEQNRNIIDSNSALIVRGPNLNHTNLNRSNENNINPSTIGSLNDFVDGSGFDLLLQHLAQITPSGYASVNPPTKKEAIEAMENMINDEKLQCTICLEDVEIGSVAKEMPCKHKFHSDCIVSWLKLHSSCPVCRFQMPCEDSNALANMENGNREIHNNEVVRRGRNGRRNWFPVLQSFNNFLPFP from the exons ATGGAGAATGAACAATGGTGCACCATATGCTCTAAAATGGTGAGCCCAATAAGTGAATATGAAAACAAATGTCCCTTTTGTGATACACAATTTGGTGATGGAATTGAAAATCTAAGTGATCATCATAATAATGATGCCATTGATTTAAGGTCAGCTTGGGTTTTCTCACTTTATGCACCCATTTTTCTTGGTTTGATGAATGCTTTTAGTCCTTCTCTAGCTACAATTTCTTCACAAGAAAGTAGCACATCAAGAAATGATGAAGATTTTGAACAAGAGAGAGGAAACTACAATGAACTTGTCATTGGCAGAAGGAGAAGAACTTCAACTTACATGATGCATCTCTTTAGAGGACTTCATGTTAGAATGGTTTCAGAAAATGAAAACATAGAACAAAATAGAAACATTATTGATAGTAATa GTGCATTAATTGTTAGAGGgcctaatttgaatcacacaaATTTAAATAGGTCAAATGAAAATAATATTAATCCTAGTACTATTGGATCTTTGAATGATTTTGTGGATGGAAGTGGATTTGATTTATTGCTACAACATTTGGCACAAATAACACCTAGTGGTTATGCAAGTGTGAATCCTCCAACAAAGAAGGAAGCAATAGAAGCAATGGAAAATATGATAAATGATGAGAAATTGCAATGTACAATATGTTTAGAAGATGTTGAGATTGGAAGTGTTGCTAAAGAAATGCCATGCAAGCATAAGTTTCATAGTGATTGTATTGTTTCATGGCTTAAACTACATAGTTCTTGTCCGGTTTGTAGGTTTCAAATGCCTTGTGAGGATTCAAATGCTTTGGCTAATATGGAAAATGGAAATAGAGAGATTCACAATAATGAGGTTGTGAGGAGAGGTAGAAATGGAAGGAGGAATTGGTTTCCAGTGCTTCAATCTTTTAATAATTTTCTTCCTTTTCCTTGA